A region from the Xenopus laevis strain J_2021 chromosome 4S, Xenopus_laevis_v10.1, whole genome shotgun sequence genome encodes:
- the XB5772073.S gene encoding provisional ortholog of SRSF protein kinase 1 S homeolog isoform X2 → MLNRRYQAIHKVGWGYFSTVWLCHDLQKKKKVAVKISKSGRRFSEAALDEISILNCVNGARKKESQGENVIQLLDDFKLIGENGLHVCLVFELLGPSLLHLMRNHGPEGLPLTCVRRVLQQVLQGLNFLHKRCRIIHTDIKPENILVCVKADNLQQCMAEAAIWSENKAGDRTEHGVDVNFLTHLFETGNSDMLGVKIADLGSSCWTYKAFSEEIQTQQYRAPEVLLGSTYSTSVDIWSTACMAFEMATSYYLFEPHAGKTFTREDDHIACIMELLGRIPPKVISSGRKSPAFFNKQGDLLRIPQLYPCGLYDTLVRGHRWQKNEALTFASFLLPMLEYVCEKRATAETCLQHPWLQC, encoded by the exons ATGCTGAACAGAAGATACCAAGCCATTCACAAGGTGGGATGGGGCTACTTCTCTACTGTTTGGCTGTGTCACGATTTACA aaaaaagaagaagGTGGCAGTGAAAATTTCCAAAAGTGGACGAAGGTTCAGCGAAGCGGCCCTGGATGAAATCTCTATTCTTAATTGT GTAAATGGTGCACGGAAGAAAGAGTCTCAAGGGGAGAATGTCATCCAGCTTTTAGATGACTTTAAATTGATCGGAGAAAACGGCCTCC ATGTGTGTCTGGTATTTGAATTGCTGGGACCATCTCTCCTGCATTTAATGAGGAATCACGGCCCGGAAGGCCTGCCTCTAACGTGTGTGCGTAGGGTTCTCCAGCAG GTGCTGCAAGGCCTTAACTTTCTTCACAAGAGGTGCCGCATTATCCATACAGACATCAAACCAGAAAACATCCTTGTGTGTGTGAAGGCGGACAATCTGCAGCAGTGCATGGCTGAAGCTGCTATCTGGAGTGAGAATAAAGCTGGTGACCGTACGGAGCATG gtgTTGATGTGAACTTCCTAACTCACCTGTTTGAGACTGGAAATTCCGACATGCTGGGAGTGAAAATCGCAGACCTGGGCAGCAGTTGCTGGACT TATAAAGCCTTTTCTGAGGAAATCCAAACCCAACAGTACAGGGCACCGGAGGTTCTTTTGGGCTCAACCTATAGCACTTCTGTGGATATATGGAGCACAGCCTGCATG GCATTTGAAATGGCCACGTCATACTATCTGTTTGAGCCCCACGCTGGAAAAACCTTCACCAGAGAGGATG ATCACATTGCCTGTATAATGGAACTGCTGGGGCGCATCCCACCCAAAGTTATTTCTTCTGGGAGAAAATCACCTGCGTTCTTCAATAAACAAG GGGATCTGCTCCGTATCCCTCAGCTGTACCCCTGTGGGCTTTACGACACCCTCGTGAGAGGGCACAGATGGCAGAAGAATGAGGCCCTTACATTTGCCAGCTTTCTCCTGCCCATGCTGGAATATGTCTGTGAAAAACGGGCAACCGCTGAAACGTGTCTTCAACACCCGTGGCTCCAGTGCTGA
- the XB5772073.S gene encoding provisional ortholog of SRSF protein kinase 1 S homeolog (The RefSeq protein has 1 substitution compared to this genomic sequence), giving the protein MTEKDKDVWQEDPAEYCPGGYHPVQSGDMLNRRYQAIHKVGWGYFSTVWLCHDLQKKKKVAVKISKSGRRFSEAALDEISILNCVNGARKKESQGENVIQLLDDFKLIGENGLHVCLVFELLGPSLLHLMRNHGPEGLPLTCVRRVLQQVLQGLNFLHKRCRIIHTDIKPENILVCVKADNLQQCMAEAAIWSQNKAGDRTEHGVDVNFLTHLFETGNSDMLGVKIADLGSSCWTYKAFSEEIQTQQYRAPEVLLGSTYSTSVDIWSTACMAFEMATSYYLFEPHAGKTFTREDDHIACIMELLGRIPPKVISSGRKSPAFFNKQGDLLRIPQLYPCGLYDTLVRGHRWQKNEALTFASFLLPMLEYVCEKRATAETCLQHPWLQC; this is encoded by the exons ATGACTGAGAAGGACAAGGATGTCTGGCAGGAGGACCCCGCGGAATACTGTCCAG GTGGTTACCACCCAGTGCAATCTGGAGATATGCTGAACAGAAGATACCAAGCCATTCACAAGGTGGGATGGGGCTACTTCTCTACTGTTTGGCTGTGTCACGATTTACA aaaaaagaagaagGTGGCAGTGAAAATTTCCAAAAGTGGACGAAGGTTCAGCGAAGCGGCCCTGGATGAAATCTCTATTCTTAATTGT GTAAATGGTGCACGGAAGAAAGAGTCTCAAGGGGAGAATGTCATCCAGCTTTTAGATGACTTTAAATTGATCGGAGAAAACGGCCTCC ATGTGTGTCTGGTATTTGAATTGCTGGGACCATCTCTCCTGCATTTAATGAGGAATCACGGCCCGGAAGGCCTGCCTCTAACGTGTGTGCGTAGGGTTCTCCAGCAG GTGCTGCAAGGCCTTAACTTTCTTCACAAGAGGTGCCGCATTATCCATACAGACATCAAACCAGAAAACATCCTTGTGTGTGTGAAGGCGGACAATCTGCAGCAGTGCATGGCTGAAGCTGCTATCTGGAGTGAGAATAAAGCTGGTGACCGTACGGAGCATG gtgTTGATGTGAACTTCCTAACTCACCTGTTTGAGACTGGAAATTCCGACATGCTGGGAGTGAAAATCGCAGACCTGGGCAGCAGTTGCTGGACT TATAAAGCCTTTTCTGAGGAAATCCAAACCCAACAGTACAGGGCACCGGAGGTTCTTTTGGGCTCAACCTATAGCACTTCTGTGGATATATGGAGCACAGCCTGCATG GCATTTGAAATGGCCACGTCATACTATCTGTTTGAGCCCCACGCTGGAAAAACCTTCACCAGAGAGGATG ATCACATTGCCTGTATAATGGAACTGCTGGGGCGCATCCCACCCAAAGTTATTTCTTCTGGGAGAAAATCACCTGCGTTCTTCAATAAACAAG GGGATCTGCTCCGTATCCCTCAGCTGTACCCCTGTGGGCTTTACGACACCCTCGTGAGAGGGCACAGATGGCAGAAGAATGAGGCCCTTACATTTGCCAGCTTTCTCCTGCCCATGCTGGAATATGTCTGTGAAAAACGGGCAACCGCTGAAACGTGTCTTCAACACCCGTGGCTCCAGTGCTGA
- the XB5772073.S gene encoding provisional ortholog of SRSF protein kinase 1 S homeolog isoform X1 has protein sequence MGQVFGLKSKRSFPMTEKDKDVWQEDPAEYCPGGYHPVQSGDMLNRRYQAIHKVGWGYFSTVWLCHDLQKKKKVAVKISKSGRRFSEAALDEISILNCVNGARKKESQGENVIQLLDDFKLIGENGLHVCLVFELLGPSLLHLMRNHGPEGLPLTCVRRVLQQVLQGLNFLHKRCRIIHTDIKPENILVCVKADNLQQCMAEAAIWSENKAGDRTEHGVDVNFLTHLFETGNSDMLGVKIADLGSSCWTYKAFSEEIQTQQYRAPEVLLGSTYSTSVDIWSTACMAFEMATSYYLFEPHAGKTFTREDDHIACIMELLGRIPPKVISSGRKSPAFFNKQGDLLRIPQLYPCGLYDTLVRGHRWQKNEALTFASFLLPMLEYVCEKRATAETCLQHPWLQC, from the exons ATG GGACAAGTATTCGGCTTAAAGTCCAAGAGATCTTTCCCTATGACTGAGAAGGACAAGGATGTCTGGCAGGAGGACCCCGCGGAATACTGTCCAG GTGGTTACCACCCAGTGCAATCTGGAGATATGCTGAACAGAAGATACCAAGCCATTCACAAGGTGGGATGGGGCTACTTCTCTACTGTTTGGCTGTGTCACGATTTACA aaaaaagaagaagGTGGCAGTGAAAATTTCCAAAAGTGGACGAAGGTTCAGCGAAGCGGCCCTGGATGAAATCTCTATTCTTAATTGT GTAAATGGTGCACGGAAGAAAGAGTCTCAAGGGGAGAATGTCATCCAGCTTTTAGATGACTTTAAATTGATCGGAGAAAACGGCCTCC ATGTGTGTCTGGTATTTGAATTGCTGGGACCATCTCTCCTGCATTTAATGAGGAATCACGGCCCGGAAGGCCTGCCTCTAACGTGTGTGCGTAGGGTTCTCCAGCAG GTGCTGCAAGGCCTTAACTTTCTTCACAAGAGGTGCCGCATTATCCATACAGACATCAAACCAGAAAACATCCTTGTGTGTGTGAAGGCGGACAATCTGCAGCAGTGCATGGCTGAAGCTGCTATCTGGAGTGAGAATAAAGCTGGTGACCGTACGGAGCATG gtgTTGATGTGAACTTCCTAACTCACCTGTTTGAGACTGGAAATTCCGACATGCTGGGAGTGAAAATCGCAGACCTGGGCAGCAGTTGCTGGACT TATAAAGCCTTTTCTGAGGAAATCCAAACCCAACAGTACAGGGCACCGGAGGTTCTTTTGGGCTCAACCTATAGCACTTCTGTGGATATATGGAGCACAGCCTGCATG GCATTTGAAATGGCCACGTCATACTATCTGTTTGAGCCCCACGCTGGAAAAACCTTCACCAGAGAGGATG ATCACATTGCCTGTATAATGGAACTGCTGGGGCGCATCCCACCCAAAGTTATTTCTTCTGGGAGAAAATCACCTGCGTTCTTCAATAAACAAG GGGATCTGCTCCGTATCCCTCAGCTGTACCCCTGTGGGCTTTACGACACCCTCGTGAGAGGGCACAGATGGCAGAAGAATGAGGCCCTTACATTTGCCAGCTTTCTCCTGCCCATGCTGGAATATGTCTGTGAAAAACGGGCAACCGCTGAAACGTGTCTTCAACACCCGTGGCTCCAGTGCTGA